Proteins found in one Micropterus dolomieu isolate WLL.071019.BEF.003 ecotype Adirondacks linkage group LG10, ASM2129224v1, whole genome shotgun sequence genomic segment:
- the LOC123978197 gene encoding adhesion G protein-coupled receptor F5-like, translating to MLPHRYHTVSNPTSCNNSNNKHNNTSDDSNNKHNNTSDDSNNKHNNTSNDSNNEHYNTGDDSNNKHNNTSDDSNNKHNNTSNDSNNEHYNTSDDSNNEHYNTSDDSNNKLNNTSDDSNNKHNNTSVDSNNKHNSTNDDTNNKHYNTSFDSNNKQYNKHNNKHYNTSVDSNTKHNSTSFDRNNKNNNHHHTGVDSNDKHNNRHNNTSVNSNKHYNTSFDSNNKQYNKHNNKHYNTMSTETTYTTTQTMTTTSPSTTTTTPMTTTTMPKTTTTTQVRNLNFTMDLVYDSTYNDQRSEVYRNTNFSIQEQCNKHISTLVSVNIIGFKSGSTIVDYTVRANSINDMEIAAVTSGVFTQLGKIYPVIFDSPAPLTFNPPSVIFGESVTVTCGPPPKDLNFSTISNAEWTLNGTKILEDNEHHFGTANGAATLTVKHFFITDVGRYQCMLKDSGSRGIFRQTSNGIYTFQNKPLIQVKPMKQLVQCGAVTSVTLQCSVNSPYNVVFNKENSPTGPAITYPFPIPSTCENQIVTCQVINHMEFNMNIKLVLTNDKLICVNDPVYGSGTLNYVAEAPCEPNYVGAKTAVCGSDGQWGNKQDNCVLQIVQELFQQSQNLNSNSLPGFLEKLSSATVSFTEQVVNSPGTINAIVQILNNVANVSLSPNITITETSMQNVLLTAGVLTINGSKASWGYLNGNDTSNITATQRKSVSSAFLQSLENITSRLTNDSFNIDTPSILLNKTTFTNTFMADFDSSVEIDIPTSDGRSKFITAVTFASMDNVLPARDKGNSSIYVINGRVVLVQSSGTVDNVSFTFDIINNTLGNAQCVFWNFSLFSGLGGWDNGGCVLVSNNTNVTCNCNHLTSFSILMSPYSKDDIVLDYITYIGVGISMASLVICLIIEAIIWRKIRRNTTSYLRHVSIVNIAVSLLIADIWFIIGAAISDAKTVNQSACTAATFFIHFFYLALFFWMLASALLLFYRTVSVFDGGLSKTSMLAIGFSLGYGGPLIIAVITIAVTAPQKAYIQDAGVCWLNWVNSQALLAFVIPALTIVVINLLILLVVIYKMLRRRVGDSSQAAERHVMVIIARSLAFG from the exons ATGTTGCCCCACAGATATCACACCGTGTCCAACCCCACCTCCTG taacaacagcaacaacaaacacaacaacaccagTGACGacagcaacaataaacacaacaacacaagtgACGACAGcaataacaaacacaacaacaccagTAACGACAGCAACAACGAACACTACAACACCGGTGACGacagcaacaataaacacaacaacaccaGTGAcgacagcaacaacaaacacaacaacaccagTAACGACAGCAACAACGAACACTACAACACCAGTGACGACAGCAACAACGAACACTACAACACCAGTGACGACAGCAACAATAAACTCAACAACACCAGTGAcgacagcaacaacaaacacaacaacaccagTGTcgacagcaacaacaaacacaacagcacCAATGACGACACCAACAACAAACACTACAACACCAGTTTCGACAGCAATaacaaacaatacaataaacacaacaacaaacactacAACACCAGTGTTGACAGCAACACCAAACACAACAGCACTAGTTTCGatagaaacaacaaaaacaacaaccaccaccacactGGTGTTGACAGCAACGACAAACACAACAATAGACACAACAACACCAGTGTCAACAGCAACAAACACTACAACACCAGTTTCGACAGCAATaacaaacaatacaataaacacaacaacaaacactacAACACCA TGTCGACAGAAACAAcatacacaacaacacaaacgaTGACGACTACATCACccagcacaacaacaacaacaccaatGACAACAACTACAATGCccaagacaacaacaacaacacagg tgAGGAACTTAAATTTCACCATGGACCTAGTTTATGATTCTACATACAATGACCAAAGAAGTGAAGTTTACAGAAACACTAATTTCTCA ATTCAAGAACAATGTAATAAGCACATCTCAACACTAGTATCAGTCAACATCATTGGTTTCAA GAGTGGAAGCACCATCGTTGACTATACTGTAAGAGCAAACTCTATAAATGATATGGAAATTGCTGCAGTAACATCAGGGGTATTTACACAGCTGGGAAAAATATACCCTGTGATATTTGACA GCCCAGCACCCTTAACGTTTAATCCACCTTCAGTAATTTTTGGGGAAAGTGTGACTGTGACATGTGGCCCTCCACCAAAGGATCTCAATTTCAGTACCATCTCGAATGCAGAGTGGACACTTAATGGCACTAAAATACTCGAAGATAATGAACATCACTTTGGAACTGCAAATGGAGCAGCAACATTAactgtgaaacatttttttatcaCTGATGTTG GAAGGTATCAATGTATGCTGAAAGACAGTGGGAGCCGTGGAATATTCAGACAGACATCCAACGGAATATACACTTTCCAAAACAAACCCTTGATCCAAGTGAAACCGATGAAACAACTGGTCCAATGTGGTGCCGTAACGTCAGTGACACTGCAGTGCTCTGTCAACAGCCCCTATAATGTTGTGTTTAATAAAGAAAATTCTCCTACAG gCCCAGCCATCACCTATCCGTTTCCTATACCCAGTACCTGTGAAAACCAGATTGTCACTTGTCAAGTGATAAACCATATGGAAtttaacatgaatattaaaCTGGTGTTAACCAACGACA aACTTATATGTGTCAATGATCCTGTGTATGGTAGTGGAACTCTTAATTACGTGGCTGAAGCTCCCTGCGAACCAAACTATGTGGGAGCAaagacagctgtttgtgggaGCGATGGTCAGTGGGGAAATAAACAAGACAACTGCGTCCTTCAAATTGTCCAGGAGCTGTTCCAGCAGTCTCAG AACTTGAATAGCAATTCATTGCCAGGATTCTTGGAAAAACTCAGCTCTGCCACTGTCAGCTTTACTGAGCAAGTGGTTAACTCTCCTGGAACCATTAACGCCATTGTTCAAATACTCAACAATGTAGCCAATGTGTCATTATCACCAAATATCACAATAACTGAAACTTCAATGCAG AACGTCCTATTAACTGCAGGTGTCCTAACCATAAATGGCTCAAAGGCATCATGGGGCTATCTGAATGGCAACGACACCAGCAACATTacagcaacacaaagaaaaagtGTCAGCTCAGCATTTTTGCAGTCCCTTGAGAATATAACAAGTCGCCTTACCAATGACTCTTTCAATATTGACACACCTTCAATTCTCTTGAACAAAACTACATTTACAAACACTTTCATGGCTGACTTTGATTCCTCTGTGGAGATAGACATACCAACATCTGATGGAAGAAGTAAGTTTATCACTGCGGTAACATTTGCCTCAATGGATAATGTGCTCCCTGCAAGAGACAAAGGAAATTCATCCATCTACGTCATCAACGGGAGAGTCGTACTTGTTCAGTCCAGTGGTACCGTCGATAATGTTTCGTTCACATTTGATATTATAAACAATACTCTGGGGAACgctcagtgtgttttctggAACTTCAGCCTCTTCAGTGGTCTCGGGGGATGGGACAATGGGGGCTGCGTGTTGGTATCCAACAACACCAACGTCACCTGCAACTGCAACCACCTGACCTCGTTCTCTATCCTTATGTCACCTTACAGCAAAGATGACATTGTGTTGGATTACATTACCTACATTGGAGTTGGCATATCTATGGCTTCCTTGGTCATATGCCTCATTATTGAAGCTATCATctggagaaaaataagaagGAACACCACATCTTACTTGCGTCATGTTTCCATTGTGAACATCGCTGTGTCTCTCCTGATTGCTGACATCTGGTTCATTATTGGGGCCGCCATCTCAGATGCAAAGACAGTAAACCAATCAGCATGCACTGCGGCTACATTTTTTATCCATTTTTTCTACCTTGCCCTGTTCTTCTGGATGTTAGCCTCAGCTCTGCTGTTGTTCTACCGCACAGTCAGTGTCTTCGACGGGGGTTTGTCTAAAACATCTATGTTGGCTATTGGATTCTCTCTAGGCTACGGGGGCCCTCTCATCATCGCTGTCATAACAATAGCTGTAACTGCACCCCAAAAAGCGTACATCCAAGACGCTGGGGTCTGCTGGCTCAACTGGGTTAATTCCCAAGCTCTACTGGCATTTGTGATCCCTGCACTGACAATAGTGGTGATAAACCTGTTAATCCTGCTTGTTGTGATTTACAAAATGTTGAGAAGAAGGGTAGGAGACTCTTCACAAGCAGCTGAAAGACATGTAATGGTCATTATTGCAAGGAGTTTGGCT TTTGGATAG